Within Primulina tabacum isolate GXHZ01 chromosome 5, ASM2559414v2, whole genome shotgun sequence, the genomic segment TAGTGCATGTGTATACTTAACATGATGAAATTATCCATTAAGTAAAATGTTTCAAATTTGTTATATTTTGTTCAACCAAactttgttttgtttgtacgaattattaaaaatataaataatcaaattttatGTAGTAAACAAAATGTAATAAATCACTGACAAAATagtttattcaaattttttttagaaaaaaatatcaaacatgatatatttttaaaaaaacaattgatATGATTAAAACAATTATGTTTGCATTTAGTTTTTAATAACTAGTGTAAAGATGAATTATTTGATAATAAGCGAAAAATATGATATCGTCTATATATTTGTTAATTGTtaattgaatatatatatatataatgatatCGTCTATATATTTGTTAATTGTTAATtgaatatatatctatatatatatatatatatcggaGTTTTGTTAATTTGTTCTCTCCTCTGCAGGTGCAGGTGATTAAACCCTAACAGTATCCCCATTTGCTCCCTGCTGATTCAATCGGATTCTCTTCAGCTCGGGTCAGAGCAGAGGTAAATATGGGTCGGACCGAACCCTGCGTGCTCTACGCCCACACATTTGTTCACCCGCATCTCGATGAATATGTCGACGAGGTATGCTTCACCTATTACCCGCACTTATTCtcagttgttttttttttggtggaTTGATTGAGTAATTTGAAGCCAagaactcttttttttttgtttggatattgaatttaaaaattatctttATGGGTTTTTCCTTTCACTATTTTGGATGCGCGTAAACTAACTATATGTTTTTGAATGATATGATGCTTCGATTATGCTTATGCATACACTCCGGTTTCACGATATGCAAGAGATTGGAAATAGCAATCAAAGCAAATTCTTTGGAATTAGTGATAATTAATATGTAATTAGAGTTGGCTAGGGGTTATAGACGTTTTTATACGATCCTATTGATATACCGACCTACGCTTCCGTCTTAGCCCATGATAGTTTAGAGGAGCAGGAATGTGAATAAACAACGAACAAAAGGGGATACCTTTATCTAAAGGCACTTGCATGGTATTTTGGGACAAACTAGGTTTCTCGATCTGGTTTGCCCTGGCTCTTTCTGGTTATCTTCTTCATTTCCTCTTTCGGAAAGTACTGGAGTCCAGGCTCAAACAGTTCGACTAGTTAAGTTTGCAATTCATCAAGCTAAGAAGGTTAATTGGCTCCAAGCCGTGTAAGAAAGTGAGTTGAGTCAGTTTTTGGGTTCGGTCTAAATATGTGAGGAGACTAATATATATCCCTAGGCAAAGACCACAGAAAGACTGAAACTCCATATTCCAATTCTGCTGCCTCACTTCTGGGCTTATGCTGGCAGTTGCATGGCGGAGATTCTGTAGTGTGTCATGAGCACCGTTTCATGAAAATTAAGCTCCATATTCCGTGTAGAAATCAGTTTTTTGTCCATTCTTCCTCGGGTGATCAAGTATCAAGTTTTTATTTATAGTTGCTGTGATTATGTGGTATAACTGGAGTTGCCTTAAAGTTCGGGTGGTGATGGGGAAAGATGGACGCTTCAGTTTGTATTATCAAATCTGTGGAAAGTTTGTGTATATGCATACCTTTAAATTAGATCAGTAGATTAGTTAATGGCATGAAACATCCAATTAAGTTGCTCAGAAAGCAGGCATATTTTTCCATCATTTGCACTAGTCCAAATTTTAAAGAGTTTTACTTATGAATCCAAAAGCTAATGTTGAATACAAAACTAGTTCAAACCAGCAGGTTATACCTTTTGATTTGCTGTTATTCACTAATCTTATGTACTGTGTCGGTCCTAAAGTTGaataaaaatccttgaaaatATTTCTCCAATTCTTGTGTTCATCGCAGGTGTTATTTTCAGAGCCTGTTGTAATAACTTCTTGTGAGTTTCTTGAGCAGAATGCTGCATCACTTTGTCCTGCTGTGAAACTCATAGGGTAAGGCGGATATCCACACGTTCATATCTTTATCTCAAATGAATATGTAATTTATTTCGTGAAATGATGGCTTCTCAACACTGTCCGTCCTGAGGATAAGCTGCAAGGCTATTCTTGTTTTTTGCCCAATTTTCCTTTTTTTGGTGGAACTTTTCCAGTTTATGTTGTGTGATTTCTTGTTCCGGTAAGtaattcaatattcaaatcttttttgtttttctttataTAAAGGGCCACTTCACCACCATCATTTGCTTTAGAGGTTTTCATCCAATGTGAAGGAGAAACGAGATTTCGGCGGCTATGCATGCCTTGTTTGTATTCTCATTCATCATCAAATGTTCTTGAAGTTGAGGTGATGCATTTATTTTTCTCTTTCTTTGGTTCGTTGGTTACTTAAACAATACAAATGTCCACTTTAAGTCATTTTGTttgtttattttctatttttttcctttgttacAAAGCACGTTCAGGGAAATTTTATGGCAGAATGGTTGATAATCGTGTAAAAATTTCTCATTGGATTGGATAATTCGTGTTTACCCTGCAGTGCTTGCTGTGTATATAGGAagtttagttgaagattgttttTTATTTGTGTTTTATTCTGTTTTATGCATTTGATAATGCAATATAATTTGTTGTAGGCTTTGGTTACCAATCATTTGGTCATAAGAGGTAGCTACCGCAGCCTTAGCATGGTTATATATGGAAACACGGCTGAAGACCTAGGCCAGTTTAACATTGAAGTAGATATAGATAGCTCATTGATAGACACAGTTTGTGCTATCGAAGGAAACCTGGAAGATTTACCTCCTGCTTTTCGTTCTACGAAGCTGACAAATAAGGAACTTTTATCTCCCttgaatatattaaatattgcAGCTGTTGCATCGGACGTTCCTCTCGAATTAAGGCTATTTCTACAGCTAGTCCTTAAAATTTTGGACTCTAAGAACCTTGGAGGAGCAGCTGATAAAGTTTTCAATTCCTTGTTATCAGTGGCCTCATCTTATCAAACTATTGATCTGAATCAACTTAGAATTGATGGATCAAAACATGGTGGGGACACTTATCACATCCTTGCCGATGCTTTAAAGGAACTCTTAGATGTTGATAAAGCGTTTCAGAATCTATCTGGAAATCTTTCCACCGAGTATTCAGCGAAAAGCTTGTTTCTCGAGTCTGAGGCACATGTCCCTTCTTCCAAAGAATTGTTGGATACCTTACAAGAACACTTTTATTTTTGTGGCAGTGCTGGAAAAGTGGGATATCAACATCTTTCACAGGTAGCTGGAACCTATGTTGGTTGTCACCTCATTGCAGCCGTTTACATATTCTCAACATTTCAGTGAGACCAGCCACATTGTTCTATATCATATTATCCTTTCTATTTTTCTGCTGCATAGaatgatttatatttttagaATTGATTTAGCTGTGAATTTGTTTTCAGTATACAAATACAATTCTGTGGTTGAGTGTGGCTCGTTTGCTGTGCTCTAGTGGGGAGAGCTGCTCATACTTTGTTAATTATGGAGGCATGAAGCAGCTGGGAAATGTTTTTACTTTCAACAGACAAAATTCTACTACTATTACTCTATTGCTTCTTGAAGCCATTGAACAGGCTACTCGACATTCAATTGGATGTGAAGGTTTCCTTGGATGGTGGCCTCGGGAAAAGGAAAGCCTGCCATCTGGCATCAGTGATGGTTACAATCAGTTGTTGAAGATGTTGTTGAAGAATCAAAGGCACGATGTTGGGTCccttgcaacatacatacttcATCGGATGCGTTTTTATGAAATTGCTTGTAAATATGAGGTACATGGATTGCACTTTGCTCCGTGCTTATGATTACCAGATGTATGTAATTTGCTTATGTGAGAAAATTACTTTCAAAAGATATGATTACTCTTGTCCATGACGATTAGTATACATTTAATAAGATATGATTGCTCTTCTTGGTAAGCTGGTAATATGTCAACTTAATGATAATAATGGCCTGACATCGAATAGATTAAACTTTATGACATGCATTATTGAAAAGTGAGCCTATGAAACTGGAATCAGGGAGTATATTCTGTTTCTTGCTGGAGATTTTAAGTGTTGGTTGTGTGTTCACTGTTCACTTGGGGGCAAGACATGTCATTAACCTcacttttttattttctttcataCGGTCAGTGTTCTAAATGACAGTCGAGGAGGCCGCCTAGGCACCCTCGACCGCCCCAACTTTGTCTAAGGTGGTCCGAAGCTATCCATCCGGTGGCGGAGGCGGGCGAGCAGGCGGCTGAGATGATCAATGATTTAAAATCTTCGTAACTGTCAAagtcaaataattttaaaaatcagtCAAACTCAATCTATTTAAATATCATAGATATGATAAAAACACTTTTCACACTCTTTTGTATTTACTTTTGGTTTTAAATGTCCTCCACCATCAGACACCACCTGCCTCAaacattatttaataaaaaccctTTTGCacttatatatttatttgcacTTTGTCTAGATTGTATTTTATTGTACGCAGcttttttatgcataaaatttatttagttacatatattacataaaaaatgatgattatttgtaattatattgcattattatatataataacatATAAAAAATTGCTAGCCTCTCGCCATTTACAACATTGCCTACGGTGTTTGTTCACCACAGTGAGTGATATCTTGAGCAAGGCATTGTATTGTAACATACTTTTAACATATTCTCCTATCCGCTCGACAAAGCGACAATAATCTCTTAACTTGCAGTTCACTGCACTGTCCATCTTGGGTGGTATATCTGCTGTTGGCCGGGTTACAAATTGTACTATGGAGATGCTGACCTGTGTTAATATGCAACTCAAGACACTGCTGGTTAGTTTTTTTGTACTATCCACTACTTTTGGATTCGTACAATTGTCAGTGATGACTTATTTAGTGTTATGTTGGGtgcatattattttattaaattagcatatgatgctctCTCTGAACACACATTTATCATGGCAGAAATTGATAAAGTTGAGTGGTCCAATTGATGATCCTTCTCCAATGGCTGCTGCGAGCAGATCTTTCCTTCTCGTTGATGGCGGAGTATTAACATATAAAGCAACCAATGGCTTGATTAATTTGTCAAATTGTTGCTTTTCAAATGCGGACATTGACTCTCATTTGCTTTCACTATTGAAGGTATGCTGATATTAAGCTCTGTATAATTATAACCAACAAAACTAGGTTAATCTCTGTAAGTGGGAGCTCTTTTAGCCTCTAGTTGCAACTTGCAAATTTACTTCTCTTCTCAATCTTTCTCTAACTCCTTAAGATTGTTTTGCTTCTTTTTTTAACCACCCCagtgatattgtattgctgctGAGTTTTCATCCTTATCTTGGATCTCTTTAAGGTTTCCTCGTAACCTGTTTTTCTTCAATCTCTCTGTTTTcatgataaaatattttacttttcttttttaacatattcctcaatatgTCTTAGTATGTGATCTGGAAATGTTCATAGGGAAGTCCAGACAGATGGAATAATAGAAGGCTGAGGGAGAGAACCAAACCTCacttataattaattataataaattcatagtttccgataaaaaaaataaaaaaaatatcatactaTATAATTGTCAAACCAAGCAAATTTTTTAAGGATGTTTACATGGAAGTGAGACTTGGTGGAGTAAAATagcaaaaatgatttttttaactCACTGTCACCCAGATGTACCACTAAACTAAATTAGCCTTGTAAACAGCTTTATTACTCGCTGATAGTCGATGCGAGTGTTAGTTTTAATCAGGCTGTTCTTTTCTTCTTGCTTTGCATAGTGTGGCTGTGTCCTAGTTTGATTCTTATTTAGGTTACAACTCTTTGAGAGCTCTCAAGTAAGATGCTTTGATCAATTTATTTTGTTCATGCAAAGGATAAGAGCTTTGCAATTTGCATCCTCACATaccatttttatgatttgtttttGGAAgcaatgattatttttaattctttGCATATTTGCAGCATTTGATATACTAAAATGTAACTACTAACTAGAATAAATTTCAGCCTACTGATTGTTTTAGTTCAAGAAAGCCATTAATTTCCgagttatttaataaaattctgATTAGGATTTGACGATTTGTTTATAGACCTTAAAATTTATCTATTATTATCATGAGTTGTGATTATGGAATCTCCTGTAGCATTCTCAATGGATTTTGTATTTGCATGTATTCAAACGAGAAACTCTGATGGTTGTTGGCTCGTACTGCTAAGTCACATGATTGCGAATTTGGGAGATCCTCTTAGcaattttgtgtttttttcttATGCAATACCTTACCTAGGCCACTGCCATTTCCTTTCTATTTCATTTTCTACGCGTAAACTGTTGTTTTACACATTGGATAGTTTTAGACCACCACAATTGTATAAATTGCTTTTTCTTGGCACACATGTCTTTCATTTTAATCCTTGTTTTTCCCTACTTCAAGGTGCATTTTAATCTTCCCGTGTTCATTCTTGTATTGTATAGCAATTCACcttttaattgcatgattttTCACTTGTTCTTCAAACAGGAGAGGGGTTTCCTTCCATTGTCAGCTGCATTGCTGTCATCTTCTATTTTGCGATCTGAAACAGGACGAGCGGTTGACTTGTTTGTGGATATTGTATTGCATATTGAAGCAATAATTCTTTCGCTCTTGTTCTGCCGTTCAGGTTTAATGTCCATACATTTGTTGTATTACATACCCTTAATAAAATCCCACAAGGCGTGTGTCTAGACTCAGGGCTTGTCAAGACTCTGCCTTTGTGCTTGGAGCCTTTGTGACAAAAGGTAAGGTGCAGTCGTCAATGACGCCGGATCCTTAACCATAAAGTCCAATTCTTGGTGTACTTCAAAGGCTCAAGGCTGCTTTTACGATCCATCATTGTAGAGATATTAAATCCACGATTAAATGCAAGTTAACAAACATCCGTTTTTTGCTTATGTACTAAGAATATTTGTTTCATCGTTcttcaaaaatttataaaatttactttttattatagtggtgttttttttccaaatatttAGATTTTTGCTTATCATGTTAGGATGTTTCACTTCAATAAATCACATGTCTATCTTTGCGCCTAGGCTCTACAATACGTATGAGCCTTAGTACTCCACCGCGCTTCTGATAACTATGTACATACCTTATAGTTGATGGATCCTGCCATTCATGTTTACTACTTTTATTTTCAGGACTAGCTTTCCTGCTGAATGAGCCTGATGTTTTCTCAACGGTTATGCGCGCATTGCGTGGTAATGATGATTTTCAGAAGGAAGACCCTATATCCCTTCGCTATGCAACTTTTTTGATATCCAAAGGTTTCTTTTGTCCACCCAAGGAAGTTGGTGTTATTGCTGAGATGCATGCAAGGGCAGTAAGTTCTGTTGTTAAATGGGTTTCTTTGCCCATATGCTGTAAATGTATTAAGCCATTTATGATTTTGGTTCCTCTCAACGCTAGATTTGATTGTGGTTAATTTGTTCTTCACTTGctatttatcttaattatttTCTGTTTCATTACAGCTTCTTTTCAAAAcaatttgaatttattctttCGCATCTTGTCCAGTTAATTGCTGTAGATAGCTTATGTGAGTTGACTCCAAACACTGAAGAATTTCTATGGGTGCTGTGGGATCTATGTCGCCTCTCTCGGTATGACCGTGCCTACTGTTTTGCTTAGAGGTGGAACATTGTGTATTTTGGAGGTGTCTTAAGGCTTTTGGTTTACGTTTCTGGTGTGTTACAGGTCCGAGTGTGGACGCCAGGCTCTGTTGGCGCTGGTGAATTTCCCCGAGGTATAGTACAGGCTTTCAGaccatcatctataaccaatgGTCTTATGTTGTTTTATTTATTCGCATGGCATATATTATCACCTAGTTATTTATAGATAAACCTATCTTTTTTGGTGATATGTTTGGAAATTGGATATCTTAATGGTTTAAATCTAAATGTCATTAAGAAGCTCTGTCATCCAGTAAATTTCTGCATTTTCTTAATTGTGATGTTTATGTCATCCCCGgtatttttaattttactttATGAAGCACATATATCTTTTCTGCTTCAGGCTCTTGCAGTTTTAATGACTGCTTTGCATTGTGGGGTGGAATTTGATCCAGTTTCCTTAAACACTGGTATCTCTGCAATTTGACTTGTAATTACTGTATTTTGATTATATTCGTCTTCTTGTGTTTTTATAAATGAGCAAAATTCTTAACTTACAGGACTGTCACCCTTACATCTTGCAATCTTTCACTCGGCGGCTGAGATTTTTGAAGTTATTGTTACTGATTCTACTTCAACTTCTTTGACATCTTGGATAGACCATGCGAAGGAACTTCATAGGGCATTGCTTTCATCTTCCCCAGGCTCTAACATGAAAGATGCTCCTGCACGGCTTCTGGAATGGATAGATGCTGGTGTAGTTTACCATAAAAACTGGGGCTATTGGGCTATTACAGTATGCTGCTGTTTTGGCTTCTGGAGGAGATGCTCACATGGCGTCAAATAGTGTTCTAGCATCTGACATGATGGATGCTGATTATGTTGTTGGAGATTCTTCCAGTATTTCTGATGGCAATGTCGTTGATACCCTAATTGGAAAACGTATTACTAAGAAGGATTTTCCTGGTGTTATTCTACGTGATTCCTCGGTTGCACAGCTTACTACAGCATTTCGAATTTTATCATTTATTTCAGATGATCTGGTATGAGAACTCATTTTTAGCTTTGGTGCTGTTTGTAATTTACCGAAACCGAGACATCTAATCCTTGTTTTATAAATAaaggctgctgctgctgctctcTACGATGAAGGTGCCGTGATGGTCATTCATGCAGTTCTGATCAATTGCAAACTCATGCTTGAGAGGTCATCTAATATATATGGTCAGTGTTTTTCATGATTTGATGGTATAATTGCAAATCCTTCCAACGCATAAACTTtccaaaaatcatcatttaatgaAGGTTGATGTACCCATCATATCACAAGGTGTTATGTTTTATCTTATGTCTGCATTAGTAGTCATCTTGAAAATGTTCCCAACAGCTAGTCTCAAAATTTTGTTAGTTTCTCTAATTACAAACTGTTAAAtatgaaattattatatttatttggcAATAGTCCACACGCACACCCACCCACCCCATTTAATGTGCATGTTAGGAAAACATATAGTAATTGGGTTTTAGTTTCCAAATTGGAAAAGCATCCAagtgttttctgattttttcttttttttctaggGGTGGGGGGAGATGGGCGGTGGTTGTTAAATAAGTCTATCTGTCATGCTGCTGCTTACTTGGATTTAAATGGACAAATTTTATCGTGTTCAACTTTCATCATACTACATACTTATTAAGACAGTACTCAATTTCTTGTCTTGGGTAGATTATCTTGTCGATGAGAGTATCGAGGGTAATTCAACTTCTGATCTGCTCCTGGAACGAAGTCGTGAGAAGAGCCTCTTTGATCTGCTGATTCCATCTTTGGTCTTGCTTATCAATCTGTTGCAGAAGTTAAAGGTTTTTTGGATCATTCCAGTAATCCTTGCATGTGACTGGATttctaataaaatatttcacTTTTTTGGTTCCATGCTATATTTCGCTTTTTTGGTTCCATGCTATATTTCGCTTTTTTGGTTACATGTTAGTGTGATAATTTCTGGATTTCTCAGAAAATATTTCACTTTTTAGTTCCATGTTAGTGTGATAATTTGTATTGAATGGCTATGTTTTATAAACAACCCATAAAATTAATTTGACGAATCAATAAATTTTACTTCCCTTGGCATTTCCCGGTACAACTCGATTCCAGTggtcattttatttaaaagatgtttTCAAGCGTTCTTGATTGACGAGTGAAGGAATGGGTAAAATGATATACACAGTAAACCTTTCTGTCCCAGTTCGAATCCAGTAAAGCTAATCAGCTGGCTGGGCGAAGCCTTTTCTTAGTTTTGTTGAAGTGGGTGttcaatttgaattttgattCTGCTGGATTTGtgccattttttaaaataatcgctAGATGCAAGGTTCACGGGACTGAAAAGTCAGTTTAGAATGATAGACTTCTTAAATTTACTAGTGTAATTTTAGAAATAAATGGGTTTTAGGTTCCCTTTTTTCCCAATAAAGTGTGTTCCAGTATCAACTTACATTAAATTGATTGGCTTCCTGGCAGGTTTTTTAACCTTATTTGAGAAGTTATTTAAACACATTTCTATTATTATCAATAAATTGGATTTCGTttagaaaaggaaaaagaaaagaaacaaaagTAATATGATTGTCTACCTTTTAAACCATATTGACTTCGGTAGAAGTTGCAATTGTACTCGAATACGTTGTGGAAAGGAAGAAGTTAACTGTATGTTGAAGTACTAGTAACAAATCCGTTTATGTGGTATGAATTCTATTGTACCTTTTAATTGAAAGCTCATTATGGGCTTTTACTACTTTGACTTGTACCATTTTTTTAAATGGTTGCTAGCTTGCTTGGTTTCCATTAACTACTTACTACCCGACGGTGTCCATCGAAGATTCCACTGAATTTTCCTTACACGCTAAATGTTTCCTTATTATTACATGCCATTACTTGATTTGTATTGGTTTTCTATTTAGCTGTGTTGATGCATTTTCTGATTTTAGGATGTGAAGGAGCAACACAGGAACACCAAACTAATGAACACACTTTTACAATTGCACCGAGAAGTGAGGTATCTTGAAATTTCATTTATTGAAAGTTCAAATACGTTAGTTTAAATATTGTTGAGTAATTTTAAATTTGCAGCCCCAAGCTAGCTGCATGTGCTGCAGACTTAACCCATTCTTGCCCTGAATTTGCACTTGGCTTTGGAGCTGCGTGCCATCTTCTTGCATCTGCACTAGCCTATTGGCCGATTTGCAGTTGGACCCCTGGACTTTTCCGTTTCCTTCTTGACAGTCTGCATGCAACATCATTATTGGTGATGGGTCCCAAGGAAATCTGCAGTTTACTTTGTCTGCTGGTATGTTAACCTTCCAAAAGGATTACTCATTCTGAAGCTGTGAGATGGAAAAATGGATATTTTACTTTTAGTAACAGCTTCAAAGAGACAAATATTTAGCTATCGACTTACTCTGCCACATTTTCTTCCATTTAAGAATGATCTATTACCGGATGAAAATATTTGGATGTGGAAGCATGGAAGGCCGACATTTAGCGTCTTGCGTGCCTTGGCTGTGGGGACGTTACTGGGCCCTCTGAAAGAGAAACAAATCAACTGGTATCTAAGGCCTGGACACTCTGAGAAGCTGATAGCACAATTGTCTCCACAACTTGCAAAACTTGGTGAAATTATTCTACATTGTGCTATCAGTGTATGTAATCTGATTAATTTTTCTGCTACGTCTTTTCTTGGTTTGGCTTTACAATGTTGTGAACATTCCATATACTTCTGTTACAGACCTATTGTTAGTGGGCTGTAGCCTAGATCTAAACAGCCTAAGAGTCACAAAGCTTAGAAGAGTTTAGAAAGAGGGCAATAAATAGATAAGTAATGGAGGAGAGTCATTTTTGGCATTCTGTTCATTTGCTTTTGCTTGGGTGTTAACTAGCTTTCACTAGGGTACATAGATTATCTCTAGGTTTATTTTCACTATGTTCATCtactattattatatataaagtgTGGTTGTAACAATTGATCCTACTTGCCGGATGTCGGTCGGAGGGGAAGAAGGTTTGGCATCCGCAGAGATGTTGATGCATTGGAAGATAAGATGTTGAAGCTAACAGAGGATACGAATGCAATGGTGCTGAAATTACATGAGACTGTAATATCAATGACCAAGTTAGTGGAAAAATTTGCAGGTCTTGAGGAGTTGGAGCCGTCCTTAGAAATATTGGTAATGTGTGCAGTTAAGAGGGAGGAGCAGCAGTTCACTGACAAAGTTGCTAATGAGAGTGAGGAGGAAGGGGAAGAGGGAGACCATGGTCCAATTGCAGCGATGAAGATCAAGGACTCTGTTGGGAAGAATGGCAGACAGGGAAGTAGAAATTGAGACTTTTGGGAATTGAGGCCCAAGATTGAAGATGGCAGACAGGGAAGTAGAAATTATTGCCGCACACAACTGGATTTTTGCTGTAGTAGAACGAGGCAAAGCATTGGGCTAATCAATGAATTGGACCTAGGTCTAGTGTTTCTGCACGGTGCCTTTGACGATTACGTCTACCTTCTTCTCCGAGAAGGTGTGGTGCTCGAGTATAATGTGGAGGGTATACCCGTTGATGAGGTGTGGAATAATTCTATTGTCGAGGGTATTTCTGATTTTAAATCTCATCTCTTGCATGGTTTGATTCACGACCATGGGTCTGTGAATGATGAAGGCTGTTAAATGTGGGAAGTCTATTTAAACTTGAAGGAATATGCTGCAATGTTGTCAAATTGTTGAGATTTGCCTCACTTTTTGAGGAGATTAACTTTATTTTGTCGATTGAAGAAATCACTTTGAAGGTTATTAGCATAGAAGAACAGGATGCTATGGGCCTTCTTCTTGTGGAAGTTTGATACTCCTGCAAAGGATGGCATAT encodes:
- the LOC142545960 gene encoding LOW QUALITY PROTEIN: protein virilizer homolog (The sequence of the model RefSeq protein was modified relative to this genomic sequence to represent the inferred CDS: deleted 1 base in 1 codon), producing MGRTEPCVLYAHTFVHPHLDEYVDEVLFSEPVVITSCEFLEQNAASLCPAVKLIGATSPPSFALEVFIQCEGETRFRRLCMPCLYSHSSSNVLEVEALVTNHLVIRGSYRSLSMVIYGNTAEDLGQFNIEVDIDSSLIDTVCAIEGNLEDLPPAFRSTKLTNKELLSPLNILNIAAVASDVPLELRLFLQLVLKILDSKNLGGAADKVFNSLLSVASSYQTIDLNQLRIDGSKHGGDTYHILADALKELLDVDKAFQNLSGNLSTEYSAKSLFLESEAHVPSSKELLDTLQEHFYFCGSAGKVGYQHLSQYTNTILWLSVARLLCSSGESCSYFVNYGGMKQLGNVFTFNRQNSTTITLLLLEAIEQATRHSIGCEGFLGWWPREKESLPSGISDGYNQLLKMLLKNQRHDVGSLATYILHRMRFYEIACKYEFTALSILGGISAVGRVTNCTMEMLTCVNMQLKTLLKLIKLSGPIDDPSPMAAASRSFLLVDGGVLTYKATNGLINLSNCCFSNADIDSHLLSLLKERGFLPLSAALLSSSILRSETGRAVDLFVDIVLHIEAIILSLLFCRSGLAFLLNEPDVFSTVMRALRGNDDFQKEDPISLRYATFLISKGFFCPPKEVGVIAEMHARALIAVDSLCELTPNTEEFLWVLWDLCRLSRSECGRQALLALVNFPEALAVLMTALHCGVEFDPVSLNTGLSPLHLAIFHSAAEIFEVIVTDSTSTSLTSWIDHAKELHRALLSSSPGSNMKDAPARLLEWIDAGVVYHKNGAIGLLQYAAVLASGGDAHMASNSVLASDMMDADYVVGDSSSISDGNVVDTLIGKRITKKDFPGVILRDSSVAQLTTAFRILSFISDDLAAAAALYDEGAVMVIHAVLINCKLMLERSSNIYDYLVDESIEGNSTSDLLLERSREKSLFDLLIPSLVLLINLLQKLKDVKEQHRNTKLMNTLLQLHREVSPKLAACAADLTHSCPEFALGFGAACHLLASALAYWPICSWTPGLFRFLLDSLHATSLLVMGPKEICSLLCLLNDLLPDENIWMWKHGRPTFSVLRALAVGTLLGPLKEKQINWYLRPGHSEKLIAQLSPQLAKLGEIILHCAISMSIVLQDILRIFIIRIACLNMDNASALLKPLLSWISHRLSDPSVVFDVDAHKVHQLLNFICILLEHPNAKPLLLKEGGILMLTKVLDMCIEAANSVVKHSPETINVAKYGSSLLSCCIPVFKCISLICDGQTSVQHSSPRDRNVTDKFTAETCFIFLTYLLKFCMVLPVGKELFACLSAFKEMGSSGEGQSALLSIFTHIQSLALEDSESRVNRESNARFNILNASEWMEHPPLLCCWNTLLSSFSSKDVPAVHVASAIDTLSLGAFNFCIDKESLNWERASAIKYLFGVKDENAIDGFIEESLKHIEDLKNLIESETSNKALIESANLLLLLLQKSPGSGEEDATITRGYISLYPPSVSSRIQNIEDRSLLRIEEYCTAELVDRLGWECPENLRDRLTQTGLPAKRKISMEGNRHSRGDISVTEATTQSSFSRGSVPVGTPTGPTRRDNFRQRKPNTSRPPSMHVDDYVARERNADGTNSSNVIALPRIGTSSGRPPSIHVDEFMARQRERQCVVGMAGSDAATRVKTIASQNSVGEENSSKPQRLKPDLDDDLQGIDIVFDAEESEPDDKLPFPQSDDNLRLPAPVVVEQLSPHSIVEETESDINESSTFSHMGTPLASNMDETIPSEFSSRLSGSRPGMPLTREPSISSDKKFSDQLQDSKNFSNRVPGVNGSSEIASSSGVSVSAHTNSPSSSVQYNVDSFIPPNLYSKENLQNSRNVPLGNTQVYYDPKFSSNQPPLPPMPPPPAVSPLMSRSLDPAISQSSSFAKPVADMQAQVPPGFHVQLEYGPLSTKSPTPPATSIAVPPMKFGRASLSSSVLSTRPPPLPPTPPPYSVNASALSSLKNSTSQSPQYFQTVSSSDLQQISVAPKVDSGFVNPAASRSMLSSYPPPPLGQPLLYMSGSIPANLYGNNLFQQHGDNLPNFSQNVSISLASIHSIPTLSQLQPLQPPQISRPPPQHLRPPVPISSQLDQGPPPLSKVSPRVQQQTSQVLQPLQASSSNVHYQTPREEHLPLISQQQQMDRSQLLQLPGDRTSQQLDPALSLQEYFKSPEAIQSLLSDRDKLCQLLEQHPKLMQMLQERLGRL